A portion of the Bdellovibrio sp. ArHS genome contains these proteins:
- a CDS encoding signal peptidase II, which yields MKKREWLIVILPLLATWLIDRVTKVWATGITQLKSFGPIHFVLHHNHGAMLGLFSDLPSVLRIVSLSTGGAFLLCTYALIQYLLPIKSLTLRSGLSILIGGIIGNVTDRIIWGYVVDFIVVGTPSLSSPAFNLADALQWLGYALIVYAIIREGELLWPENNVRKQYWVNMPFQLKYCFILMAVGLSLTLICLVFSYTYMRVTIQELVGNNAFLLNKFLVPYVITFIIICIAFCAILFAVGRLISHRIAGPLYAFERFLKTSLEGTSTPLKLRAGDEFKHLEELAEQVNERLNQIKKERTVNVIEYKDDEN from the coding sequence ATGAAAAAACGTGAATGGCTTATAGTGATTCTTCCCCTTCTGGCAACTTGGCTCATCGACCGCGTTACGAAAGTTTGGGCTACAGGCATCACGCAGCTAAAATCCTTTGGTCCGATTCATTTTGTTTTGCACCATAATCATGGCGCTATGCTCGGTTTGTTCTCGGATTTGCCCTCTGTGCTTAGAATCGTGTCATTGTCTACGGGCGGTGCCTTCCTTCTTTGTACATATGCTTTGATTCAATACCTTTTGCCCATCAAGTCACTTACGCTGCGAAGCGGTCTCTCTATTTTGATCGGCGGCATTATTGGCAACGTCACTGACAGAATCATATGGGGTTATGTCGTGGACTTCATTGTCGTCGGCACACCTTCACTTTCAAGCCCTGCCTTCAATTTAGCCGATGCTTTGCAATGGCTGGGCTATGCCTTGATCGTCTATGCAATCATTCGCGAAGGTGAGCTGCTTTGGCCGGAAAACAACGTGCGCAAGCAGTACTGGGTCAACATGCCTTTCCAGTTGAAATATTGTTTTATTTTGATGGCGGTGGGTTTAAGTCTGACCTTGATCTGTCTGGTTTTTTCGTACACTTATATGCGTGTCACCATCCAGGAACTGGTAGGAAACAACGCTTTTCTTCTCAATAAATTCCTGGTCCCTTATGTGATCACCTTCATTATTATCTGCATTGCCTTTTGCGCCATCTTGTTTGCGGTGGGACGTTTGATTTCTCATCGTATTGCCGGACCACTTTACGCCTTCGAACGCTTCCTGAAGACTTCTTTGGAAGGAACCTCCACTCCACTGAAATTACGAGCGGGAGACGAATTTAAACATCTCGAAGAGCTGGCCGAACAAGTCAACGAGCGCTTAAATCAAATTAAAAAAGAGCGCACTGTCAACGTGATCGAATACAAAGACGATGAAAATTAA
- a CDS encoding flagellar motor protein MotB has product MAEKKQTIVIKKIIVSGGGHHGGSWKVALADFMTALMAFFLVMWLLGQSEETKKAVSDYFSTPSVIEYNFQNFGAEITLEKLFLDILNEPLKAFQSFMEPADTTPNLLDMGSTKVVAAYLADQMNDVAKNVTVTPEGYDFDIPDYMLFERGTATPNASFVKVMDKIKGITTGLKEADIKLTSGLFVQAVADGNVMTANKVAAERFDIVRNKILASLETNTVSVTGGISVKEKRGEIDPAKLVGFIRVKIAQKEITSDGRKPRKLETLFGPSRVDMSVYDNFVNQISNRKKEQEPPKNLKEQVDQELNDAAGITDPSTPTE; this is encoded by the coding sequence ATGGCAGAAAAAAAGCAAACCATTGTTATCAAAAAGATCATCGTTTCAGGAGGCGGCCACCACGGCGGTTCCTGGAAGGTGGCTTTGGCCGACTTCATGACGGCCCTTATGGCATTCTTTCTGGTCATGTGGCTGTTAGGTCAATCCGAAGAAACAAAAAAAGCCGTTTCAGATTATTTCTCGACACCTTCTGTGATTGAGTACAACTTCCAGAACTTCGGCGCAGAAATCACGCTCGAGAAATTATTCCTGGATATCTTGAATGAGCCCTTAAAAGCTTTCCAAAGTTTTATGGAGCCCGCGGACACAACGCCAAATCTTTTGGATATGGGCTCCACAAAAGTGGTGGCGGCTTACTTGGCTGACCAGATGAATGACGTTGCGAAAAATGTGACGGTCACTCCTGAAGGTTACGACTTTGATATCCCTGACTACATGCTTTTTGAAAGAGGCACGGCCACACCGAACGCAAGTTTCGTGAAAGTCATGGATAAAATCAAAGGCATTACAACCGGTCTTAAAGAAGCTGACATCAAGTTGACGTCAGGATTGTTTGTGCAAGCGGTGGCTGATGGCAATGTGATGACTGCAAATAAAGTGGCGGCAGAAAGATTCGACATCGTTCGCAATAAGATCCTGGCATCCCTGGAAACGAACACGGTGTCCGTGACTGGTGGAATCAGTGTCAAAGAAAAACGGGGAGAGATCGATCCGGCGAAACTCGTGGGCTTCATCCGAGTGAAGATCGCGCAGAAGGAAATCACTTCGGATGGACGAAAACCGCGAAAACTCGAAACACTGTTTGGTCCGTCACGTGTGGATATGTCTGTGTATGACAACTTTGTGAATCAGATCAGCAATCGTAAAAAAGAGCAAGAACCGCCGAAAAACTTAAAAGAACAGGTGGATCAAGAACTCAACGATGCTGCTGGAATTACAGATCCGTCGACGCCGACAGAATAA
- a CDS encoding exonuclease domain-containing protein produces MVPVLMNLNLPLHDYTFVAFDTETSGAYPVGHDIVEFGAIKWFQGEEVGRLQFLLKPREPMTDFIIGIHGITNEMVQDAPAMADKIHEIHSFIKGSVVMAHHAPFDMGFLAAEFEKYHLSLPPEPALCTSLLSRKWIHGVENHKLQTLVKHLTIDGGQAHRAYDDAKSCLYVALACFQKMDPNVTLTDAIKSQGKNLWWRDYSLAALNESKFVLLKQAILAKQDVDMVYMGGSAKGEVRRVTPIGIVRNPDGDYLQAFCHKEKTPKRYYLNRIADVG; encoded by the coding sequence ATGGTGCCGGTTCTTATGAATTTAAATTTGCCTTTGCATGATTACACCTTTGTCGCTTTTGATACTGAAACTAGTGGAGCTTATCCCGTGGGGCACGACATCGTCGAGTTTGGCGCCATCAAATGGTTTCAAGGCGAAGAGGTTGGCCGCCTGCAGTTTCTTTTGAAGCCACGCGAACCCATGACCGATTTCATCATCGGTATTCACGGAATCACCAACGAAATGGTGCAGGATGCCCCCGCGATGGCTGATAAAATTCATGAGATCCATTCTTTCATCAAAGGGTCGGTAGTGATGGCACATCATGCTCCTTTTGATATGGGTTTTTTGGCGGCGGAGTTTGAAAAGTATCATCTGTCACTGCCGCCTGAGCCGGCTTTGTGCACCAGTCTTCTTTCGCGTAAATGGATTCACGGTGTAGAAAATCACAAGCTGCAAACTTTGGTGAAGCATTTGACCATTGATGGGGGCCAGGCCCATCGCGCTTATGACGATGCAAAATCATGTTTGTATGTTGCGCTGGCCTGTTTTCAGAAAATGGATCCGAACGTAACATTGACTGATGCTATAAAAAGTCAGGGAAAAAATCTTTGGTGGCGCGATTATTCTTTGGCCGCCTTGAATGAATCCAAGTTCGTGCTGCTCAAACAGGCAATTCTGGCGAAACAAGACGTGGACATGGTATATATGGGGGGCTCGGCAAAAGGGGAAGTGCGTCGGGTCACGCCTATCGGAATAGTCCGAAATCCTGACGGAGATTATCTTCAGGCTTTTTGTCACAAAGAAAAAACGCCCAAGCGTTACTATTTAAACCGCATCGCCGATGTTGGGTAA
- the motA gene encoding flagellar motor stator protein MotA: MGFVGIIVVFVMVFGGFIIAGGHMSVILKAAPIEMMIIGGAALGAYIIANPMKIIKSGFKLSIKAMTAKGPQKQDYVELLQMMFQLFQAFRKEGPQGIEKHIEEPEKSDIFKAYPSFMHNHHAVHFLCDTMKITLSAEMSPYDVDDLLDADIKAIHHEEHMAAHAVQTVADGFPGLGIVAAVLGIVKTMAHLTEGVEKIGSLVAGALVGTMLGVFCAYGLIAPTASKMGADIEAEGRYLACIKAAMIALQRGAPPIVCVEYARRTIMPEERPSFDEVDKATKEIKKAA; this comes from the coding sequence ATGGGATTTGTAGGTATCATAGTCGTATTCGTGATGGTGTTCGGGGGCTTTATTATAGCCGGCGGTCACATGTCCGTTATCTTAAAGGCGGCGCCAATCGAAATGATGATTATCGGGGGCGCCGCACTCGGTGCGTATATCATTGCGAACCCGATGAAAATTATTAAATCCGGTTTCAAATTGAGTATCAAAGCAATGACGGCAAAAGGTCCGCAGAAGCAGGATTATGTCGAACTGTTGCAGATGATGTTCCAGCTTTTCCAAGCGTTCAGAAAAGAAGGACCGCAAGGGATTGAAAAACACATCGAGGAACCAGAGAAGAGTGACATCTTCAAAGCTTATCCAAGCTTCATGCATAATCATCATGCGGTTCACTTTCTGTGCGACACGATGAAAATCACGTTGTCAGCAGAGATGTCACCCTACGATGTTGATGATCTTCTTGATGCCGATATTAAAGCGATTCACCACGAAGAACACATGGCTGCACATGCGGTACAAACAGTCGCCGACGGTTTCCCTGGATTGGGTATCGTTGCCGCGGTTCTGGGTATCGTAAAAACCATGGCCCACTTGACCGAAGGGGTTGAAAAAATCGGTTCCTTGGTTGCCGGCGCCCTGGTTGGAACGATGTTAGGGGTTTTCTGTGCCTACGGTTTGATTGCACCAACAGCATCAAAAATGGGTGCGGATATCGAAGCGGAAGGTCGCTATCTGGCTTGTATTAAAGCAGCCATGATTGCGTTGCAAAGAGGCGCGCCACCGATCGTGTGTGTCGAGTACGCTCGTCGTACGATCATGCCTGAAGAGCGTCCTTCATTTGACGAAGTAGATAAGGCAACAAAAGAGATTAAGAAAGCGGCTTAA
- the dsbD gene encoding protein-disulfide reductase DsbD: MKLSLKYIFVFTLLLGTGPSSWAQLNTDDTDPLLVETKVLPYEWNPGQGGTLEIKMKLPSGYHAYEDQFKVVVLEPDGFQVAPLNVAPLKKWFDKFSKKDRLGIENDATLQAHIEAPNRFLKKHDKMKLELTYQACSDQFCLFPTTKLIEVPISVTVVEGEPQIMEKATTPAMSSPSFFDSGSFQKFLSTSLFTGLLFVFLAGVFTSFTPCIFPMIPITLAVLGNHSNERTRLQNLITACVYVLGIATTYSVLGLIAASTGGVFGATLGNPYVLAVICFIFLAMALSMYGLYEIQVPAFIRNRLGAGKQKKSLGGAYVTGMFAGIVASPCVGPVLVAILTYVASTQNKVLGFLFLFTYAVGLGLIFIALGVFTELSRALPRSGPWMNFFKFILGTLMLSAFYYYLELLLPERGFDLALGAGLVILASVYGAFLTPLQVASALNKIRKGLMQAVLIVGIGYIALAAFDLRPYIRGRIMANDSLNQINRIQWQPYSEKLLEEAAKNSKPVIIDFWADWCAACHELEEHTFTDARVRAMGQSFVFLKFDATKDSEKLRELKKKYNIQGLPTVVFINRNGVWIDALTLTMFEKPEAFLKRMEKGAQ, translated from the coding sequence ATGAAACTCAGCCTGAAGTACATTTTCGTTTTCACACTTTTGCTTGGGACAGGCCCTTCGTCTTGGGCGCAACTCAATACCGATGATACGGATCCGTTATTAGTCGAAACCAAAGTGCTTCCCTACGAGTGGAATCCGGGTCAAGGTGGAACACTTGAAATTAAAATGAAACTTCCGTCGGGTTATCACGCCTACGAAGATCAATTTAAAGTCGTTGTCTTGGAACCCGATGGATTTCAGGTGGCGCCACTGAATGTTGCACCTTTAAAAAAATGGTTCGATAAATTCTCAAAAAAAGACCGCCTGGGAATTGAAAACGACGCCACATTGCAAGCGCACATTGAAGCTCCAAATAGATTCCTGAAGAAACATGACAAGATGAAGCTGGAATTGACCTACCAGGCCTGTTCAGATCAATTCTGTCTTTTTCCCACCACGAAGCTAATTGAAGTTCCTATTTCCGTGACTGTCGTTGAAGGTGAACCTCAAATCATGGAAAAAGCGACGACACCTGCCATGTCCTCGCCTTCCTTTTTCGACTCGGGAAGTTTTCAAAAGTTTTTAAGTACAAGTCTTTTCACCGGCTTGCTCTTTGTTTTTCTGGCGGGCGTCTTCACCAGTTTCACGCCTTGTATTTTTCCGATGATCCCTATCACTCTTGCAGTTCTGGGTAATCACTCGAACGAAAGAACACGTTTACAGAACCTGATCACCGCCTGTGTGTATGTGTTAGGAATCGCGACGACGTATTCTGTTTTGGGTTTAATTGCGGCTTCAACAGGTGGAGTCTTCGGCGCCACCCTGGGTAATCCCTATGTCTTGGCCGTCATCTGTTTCATCTTTCTGGCCATGGCACTGAGTATGTATGGCCTTTATGAAATCCAAGTTCCTGCCTTCATTCGCAATCGCCTGGGCGCGGGAAAACAAAAAAAATCCTTGGGTGGAGCTTACGTCACAGGAATGTTTGCCGGAATCGTGGCCAGTCCTTGTGTGGGACCGGTATTGGTCGCCATTTTGACCTATGTCGCTTCAACACAAAACAAGGTTTTAGGATTCCTTTTCCTTTTCACTTACGCTGTGGGATTGGGACTGATCTTTATTGCATTGGGAGTCTTCACAGAATTAAGTCGCGCACTGCCGCGCTCGGGTCCATGGATGAACTTTTTCAAATTCATCCTGGGCACGTTGATGTTGAGTGCTTTCTACTACTATTTGGAACTCCTCTTGCCAGAACGTGGGTTTGACCTGGCATTGGGAGCAGGGCTTGTTATTTTGGCAAGCGTCTACGGCGCCTTCCTGACTCCTTTACAGGTGGCTTCAGCTTTGAACAAGATTCGCAAAGGCCTGATGCAGGCGGTGCTTATCGTCGGTATCGGTTACATCGCCCTGGCCGCATTCGATCTGCGCCCCTACATTCGGGGTCGAATTATGGCCAACGACAGCCTTAATCAAATCAACAGAATTCAATGGCAACCTTATTCGGAAAAACTTCTTGAAGAGGCTGCGAAGAACAGTAAACCCGTCATTATCGACTTCTGGGCGGATTGGTGCGCCGCCTGCCACGAGTTGGAGGAACACACCTTCACCGATGCCCGGGTCCGCGCCATGGGGCAGAGCTTTGTGTTCTTGAAATTCGATGCCACCAAGGATTCCGAAAAATTGCGCGAATTAAAAAAGAAGTACAATATTCAAGGACTGCCCACGGTGGTTTTCATCAATCGCAATGGTGTGTGGATCGACGCCCTGACATTGACCATGTTTGAAAAACCAGAGGCATTTCTAAAACGCATGGAAAAAGGCGCTCAATAA
- a CDS encoding prepilin-type N-terminal cleavage/methylation domain-containing protein, producing MKRSKGFTVIEVLVATGLAGVAIGASLYYLKFVKENYVAVVGAISHEEELMKMLYFSRSYLSQAINLKTTTNNIDSYKSDGQQGLLRLGSFGQAGDGSVHTLGLFKQEHATRNKSSYKVTGMFFKEPTENTPGMIFFDTGGEPRPSHKAISFSGLLSMAVSEPQITAEGNVHSVQIEIKTRRFFSGQSWCLHKCEERRYRDIGRKTRIFFRNNVIRDSAKGVFADRAFGKIYFFRSEILK from the coding sequence ATGAAGAGAAGTAAGGGATTCACAGTGATTGAAGTCCTGGTGGCAACAGGTTTGGCAGGAGTGGCAATAGGCGCATCCCTGTACTATCTAAAATTTGTGAAGGAAAACTATGTTGCGGTAGTAGGAGCGATCAGCCACGAAGAAGAGTTGATGAAGATGTTGTACTTTTCCAGATCGTACCTCAGTCAGGCTATTAATCTGAAAACTACGACAAACAATATAGATAGCTATAAATCCGATGGACAACAGGGGTTGTTAAGATTGGGAAGTTTTGGCCAAGCGGGTGATGGCAGCGTACACACCCTGGGGCTTTTCAAACAAGAACACGCGACTAGGAATAAGAGCTCTTATAAGGTGACAGGGATGTTCTTCAAAGAGCCGACGGAAAATACTCCAGGGATGATTTTCTTTGATACGGGCGGAGAGCCCCGGCCCTCGCATAAAGCAATTTCTTTTAGTGGGTTGTTGTCCATGGCGGTGAGTGAGCCGCAGATCACGGCAGAAGGGAACGTCCATTCTGTACAGATCGAAATAAAAACAAGACGTTTTTTTTCTGGGCAGAGTTGGTGTCTGCATAAATGCGAAGAGCGTAGATACCGGGATATTGGAAGAAAGACGCGAATTTTCTTTAGGAATAATGTCATTCGCGACAGCGCCAAGGGCGTTTTCGCAGATCGTGCTTTTGGGAAGATATATTTTTTTAGATCGGAAATCTTGAAATGA
- a CDS encoding TorF family putative porin — protein sequence MSFWKAQGADGTSPTFDLSGDISLLSHYVENGLSQSDKSPALQGTFWFHFGSQFRLGVWGSNTNFENSDDHFNLRLLGDIKVTFSANTNLVISYAQSQYYNGGDRNGNIIGVRLNMFDYRIMYDSLSNWEGTDENSKRFAFGKVSNVFNGWKWNNEIGYNTPNVDNINAYFDGRTGLGTKWGVIFLEGALTGTSESSQFNGAGDVFFILSASTDL from the coding sequence ATGAGCTTCTGGAAGGCACAAGGCGCCGATGGCACTTCGCCAACCTTTGATCTTTCCGGAGATATCAGCCTTCTTTCCCATTATGTGGAAAACGGCCTGTCCCAATCGGACAAGTCGCCAGCCCTTCAGGGAACATTTTGGTTTCATTTTGGTTCGCAGTTCCGCTTGGGTGTTTGGGGCTCCAACACTAATTTCGAAAATAGCGATGATCATTTTAATCTCAGACTTTTAGGTGACATCAAAGTCACTTTTTCCGCCAATACAAATCTGGTCATCAGTTATGCGCAAAGCCAGTACTACAATGGTGGGGACCGAAACGGAAACATCATTGGTGTCCGTTTGAACATGTTCGACTATCGCATCATGTATGACAGCCTTAGCAATTGGGAAGGTACGGATGAAAACTCGAAGCGCTTTGCGTTCGGCAAAGTTTCCAATGTTTTCAATGGCTGGAAGTGGAATAACGAGATCGGTTACAACACACCCAATGTCGACAATATAAATGCTTACTTCGACGGGCGCACTGGGTTAGGAACAAAATGGGGCGTGATCTTCTTAGAAGGAGCTCTCACTGGAACCAGCGAAAGCTCCCAATTCAATGGGGCCGGCGACGTCTTTTTTATTCTGTCGGCGTCGACGGATCTGTAA
- a CDS encoding IPT/TIG domain-containing protein, with translation MDISRISGTKGFSVVETLVAIGVLAVLLGLTAVGLSSKWQGLRIVSDQESCAENLRAVASKIKGLGVNLDSTPVGLQDLSNVRWVENLPSEQSDASTGGGLISVADRWGAIQGKSLLSQTPKTTVSRLPYLYNGTNQILASVFNSSPEVCTQGVDLYSVFQHDKISDLEKGQITIKIQPYLASSGEVISCKNIVRPLYSRPLSRNEPAAMVQDRVATFGENIWDIGWNVELKGTSGNAKGAGVACSLSLNFMPQVDSDEPVEPEFKNIVNESKATAKVCEFPTHKFSFEVGYFSKKRGPGDGMLCRSLSSTFLPQGKEICPGAPIIPEFQESNLWVPCDKLSICGRSPSRVVSTADQNSAEFLKIEYENIPWSCQINLEALSVDGAGNLSKKSFLSEVIRVPACAYCASTRKDQCLDCPADTACGQRVVKADSEVYTSERLCVHKARKCTQEVWARATVVTWLPYRVVGDDPNCCIEAGVYNEKPSCQFFPNPGNQPPYRDVRTHGYPAGLGSGDGCGGYACWIGWHNIFQCFAINSFSATAEWTFNGKAPPGVTFVTKVAPMASFAPDCDEMVDRSQVVPPPSPVPSPKSNEADEEQVLEVTMVAPEKVSTKGASVRILGKGFGSQTQVFIGGALCGDVAVLSSAEMTCFAPPRAAAGNVRVMVSNGTGIQKEWSGTLVYEEK, from the coding sequence ATGGATATATCCAGAATATCTGGAACCAAAGGATTTTCTGTCGTAGAGACTCTGGTAGCGATAGGTGTCCTGGCCGTCTTACTGGGTTTGACGGCTGTGGGACTATCATCTAAATGGCAAGGACTTCGGATTGTTTCAGATCAAGAAAGCTGTGCTGAGAATTTACGTGCGGTGGCCTCGAAGATAAAGGGACTAGGTGTGAATTTAGACTCGACGCCGGTGGGTCTGCAGGATCTGTCCAATGTACGATGGGTTGAGAATCTACCTTCAGAACAATCAGATGCTTCGACGGGAGGGGGCCTCATTTCAGTCGCTGATAGATGGGGCGCGATTCAAGGAAAGAGTTTACTTAGTCAGACTCCAAAGACCACGGTTTCAAGATTGCCCTATTTATATAATGGAACGAATCAGATATTAGCCTCTGTGTTTAATTCCTCGCCTGAAGTTTGCACTCAAGGAGTGGATCTTTATTCCGTATTTCAGCACGATAAGATTTCGGACCTTGAAAAGGGACAGATCACAATCAAGATTCAGCCTTATCTTGCGTCATCCGGAGAGGTCATTTCCTGTAAAAATATCGTGCGCCCCCTTTACAGCAGACCATTGTCACGAAACGAACCCGCAGCAATGGTGCAGGATCGAGTTGCAACGTTTGGGGAAAATATCTGGGATATCGGATGGAATGTGGAATTAAAAGGAACTTCCGGGAACGCGAAGGGCGCCGGAGTCGCCTGTTCTTTGTCTTTGAACTTTATGCCTCAAGTTGATTCCGATGAGCCTGTCGAACCAGAGTTTAAAAATATCGTTAATGAATCTAAGGCCACCGCAAAAGTTTGCGAGTTTCCGACACATAAATTTTCATTTGAAGTCGGCTATTTTTCAAAAAAGAGAGGTCCCGGAGACGGAATGTTGTGCCGAAGCCTGTCTTCGACTTTTTTGCCTCAAGGGAAAGAGATTTGTCCGGGAGCCCCCATCATACCAGAGTTCCAAGAGTCGAACCTGTGGGTGCCTTGTGATAAACTATCAATTTGTGGGCGCTCTCCTTCAAGGGTTGTTTCAACGGCCGACCAGAACTCTGCGGAGTTTCTCAAAATCGAATACGAAAATATTCCTTGGAGCTGCCAGATAAACCTTGAAGCCCTGAGTGTCGATGGAGCTGGGAATCTTTCGAAAAAATCCTTTCTATCGGAGGTCATTCGAGTCCCTGCCTGTGCTTATTGTGCGAGTACTCGCAAGGACCAATGTTTAGATTGTCCGGCAGATACCGCCTGCGGTCAGCGAGTGGTGAAGGCCGATAGCGAAGTTTATACGTCTGAACGACTGTGTGTGCACAAGGCCAGAAAGTGCACCCAAGAGGTCTGGGCCCGTGCGACCGTGGTGACCTGGTTGCCCTATAGGGTCGTCGGTGATGACCCTAACTGTTGTATAGAAGCCGGGGTTTACAATGAAAAGCCTTCTTGCCAATTTTTCCCCAACCCTGGGAATCAACCTCCTTATAGAGATGTTCGTACACATGGGTATCCCGCGGGTCTCGGTTCCGGGGATGGGTGTGGAGGCTATGCTTGTTGGATTGGGTGGCACAACATATTCCAGTGCTTTGCCATAAACTCCTTTAGTGCTACGGCCGAGTGGACTTTTAATGGGAAGGCCCCTCCGGGAGTTACATTCGTGACGAAAGTTGCTCCGATGGCGTCCTTTGCGCCTGATTGCGATGAGATGGTAGATCGAAGTCAAGTGGTGCCGCCACCTTCACCAGTACCATCACCAAAATCAAATGAGGCCGATGAAGAACAGGTTTTAGAAGTCACCATGGTAGCTCCCGAAAAAGTTTCGACTAAGGGTGCTTCCGTGAGAATTCTTGGAAAAGGTTTCGGTAGCCAAACTCAAGTTTTTATTGGTGGAGCTCTTTGCGGAGACGTGGCCGTACTGTCGTCTGCGGAAATGACTTGCTTCGCGCCGCCAAGGGCTGCTGCTGGGAATGTTCGGGTTATGGTCTCTAACGGAACTGGAATCCAAAAAGAGTGGAGTGGAACGTTGGTCTATGAAGAGAAGTAA
- the dacB gene encoding D-alanyl-D-alanine carboxypeptidase/D-alanyl-D-alanine-endopeptidase has translation MKYLIATILLFSAFTNAQTPGSDSKDKFADLAKEYQSLLKKYGVDAKDLGMYATVGEGEEMKVLLDNNGSKVMIPASISKIATASAVLEHFPPGYKFKTQLLSTAEPKNGVLKGTLYLKGAGDPSFVSENMWYLVNAFTRNNVKKIEGDIVVDDSLFDKVRYDLSRQKERVDRAYDAPVGAMSFNWNSVNIFVRPNGVGTGAQVTIDPENEYIRLVNRAKTVSGSGNNLIADREDDKKFPGDVVIVGGSIGQGLKEVVIFKNVQQPDLWAGYNLKSFLAQRGIQLTGDVKNGVTPEKADVLAESESKPIEQMVADMNKFSNNYVAEMLTKNLGVAKKSKGATLADGMQVINEHLQSLGLPADQYKINSPSGLSRENRISSFAMWKVLDHLRDDFRVQPEFLTSLPIAGVDGTLKKRMKNSSAERWVRAKTGFLTNVVSLAGYAGLEDGRVVTFSFVYNGSTDETKIRAFFDNLLIYLVK, from the coding sequence TTGAAATATCTTATCGCCACTATTTTGCTATTTTCTGCTTTTACAAATGCGCAAACACCAGGCTCTGATTCCAAAGACAAATTTGCTGATCTTGCCAAAGAATATCAATCTTTGCTGAAGAAATATGGCGTGGACGCCAAGGATTTGGGCATGTATGCCACGGTCGGCGAAGGCGAAGAAATGAAAGTTCTTTTGGACAACAACGGTTCCAAAGTGATGATCCCGGCTTCGATTTCCAAAATTGCCACGGCTTCAGCTGTTTTAGAACACTTTCCGCCCGGTTATAAATTCAAAACTCAGCTGCTATCCACGGCAGAACCCAAGAATGGTGTTCTTAAGGGGACTCTTTACCTAAAAGGGGCAGGCGACCCCTCTTTTGTCTCAGAAAATATGTGGTACCTGGTCAACGCTTTCACTCGGAATAACGTTAAAAAAATTGAAGGCGACATCGTCGTCGACGATTCTCTTTTTGACAAAGTTCGTTACGACCTGAGTCGGCAGAAAGAGCGCGTGGACCGGGCTTACGACGCCCCGGTGGGCGCGATGAGTTTCAATTGGAACTCGGTGAATATTTTTGTTCGCCCGAATGGGGTCGGGACCGGTGCGCAAGTAACCATTGATCCAGAAAATGAATACATTCGTTTGGTCAATCGGGCGAAAACCGTGTCTGGTTCGGGAAACAATCTGATAGCGGACCGGGAAGATGATAAGAAGTTTCCCGGCGACGTCGTCATTGTGGGCGGATCGATCGGACAGGGTTTGAAAGAGGTTGTCATTTTTAAGAATGTTCAGCAACCCGACCTTTGGGCAGGCTACAATTTGAAATCTTTTTTGGCGCAAAGAGGAATTCAACTGACCGGAGACGTGAAGAACGGTGTCACACCAGAGAAGGCGGATGTTTTAGCGGAATCAGAAAGCAAGCCGATCGAGCAGATGGTGGCCGACATGAATAAGTTTTCCAATAACTACGTCGCCGAAATGCTTACAAAAAACTTGGGTGTGGCGAAAAAGTCAAAAGGAGCGACGTTGGCAGACGGCATGCAGGTTATTAATGAGCATCTGCAAAGTTTAGGGCTTCCTGCGGATCAGTACAAAATAAACTCGCCATCTGGTTTGTCACGAGAAAACAGAATTTCATCCTTCGCTATGTGGAAAGTATTGGACCACTTGCGGGATGATTTCCGAGTCCAGCCCGAATTTCTGACGTCCTTGCCCATCGCGGGCGTTGATGGCACTCTCAAAAAGCGAATGAAAAACTCTTCGGCCGAACGCTGGGTGCGTGCTAAAACGGGATTTTTGACGAATGTCGTATCCTTAGCCGGTTACGCGGGATTAGAGGATGGTCGAGTGGTCACGTTTTCATTTGTTTATAACGGGTCTACGGATGAAACGAAGATTCGCGCGTTTTTTGATAATTTACTTATTTATCTTGTAAAATAA